The following coding sequences are from one Candidatus Binatia bacterium window:
- a CDS encoding bifunctional aldolase/short-chain dehydrogenase has translation MQSRWSDTEAQEYRDRYAQWGEPLALRVYTSRLIGQDPDLVMHGGGNTSVKIVKETVLGEKVDALCVKGSGWDLDSIEPPGLPALALEPLRALRSLPGLSDEEMVNQQRIRLFDSKSPNPSVETLLHAFLPHTFIDHTHADAILALTNQPGGADLVLEALGDKLVLVPYVMPGFDLAKLAAEMFEKQPEAEGMVLLKHGLFTFAGDARTSYERTIEVVDRAEKFLALKAKPISVGSSVASAQEAQARASRVAPILRGLLATATPGANQPYRRMVLDYRVSNDLLALLAEPTAAALAERGPLTPDHVIRTKATPVFVPDLNLSGDDDSIRDQLRAAIDAFRARYDAYFDAQVAAKKIERTKLDADPRVVLLPGIGVFCSGKSAKDARIAGDLTEHTLRIKSQAERTGSYEALDDGHLFDMEYWSLEQAKLGKAVEKSLSRQVALVTGAAGAIGIGVCLELAREGAHVVLADIDEAGLEKAHARVAEIAGSAGCSTVKMDVTDPASVEAAFDQASRQFGGVDIVVPNAGIAHVGSLVDTDPKRFDKVIDVNLGGYFHTMQSGARVLRAQGTGGNIIVQASKNVFGPGADFGAYSASKAAGHQLGKVAAIELAPAGIRVNMINADAVFSEGETRSGLWNEIGADRAASKGIEADELQEHYRKRNLLHAIISGAHVGRAVVFFASNQTPTTGATLPVDGGVAAAFPR, from the coding sequence ATGCAGAGCCGCTGGTCAGACACCGAAGCCCAGGAATATCGAGATCGCTATGCGCAGTGGGGAGAGCCCCTCGCGCTGCGGGTCTACACCTCTCGGCTGATCGGCCAGGACCCGGACCTCGTGATGCACGGGGGCGGCAATACGTCGGTGAAGATCGTGAAGGAGACGGTCCTAGGCGAGAAGGTAGACGCTCTGTGTGTGAAGGGGAGCGGCTGGGACCTCGATTCAATCGAGCCTCCGGGACTACCCGCCCTGGCCCTCGAGCCTCTGCGTGCCCTGCGATCGCTGCCCGGCCTTTCCGACGAGGAGATGGTGAATCAGCAGCGCATCCGACTCTTCGATTCGAAGTCGCCGAACCCGTCCGTGGAGACGCTGCTGCACGCGTTCCTTCCGCACACGTTCATCGATCACACGCATGCGGATGCCATCCTCGCGCTGACCAATCAGCCGGGCGGCGCCGATCTCGTACTTGAGGCGTTGGGCGACAAGCTGGTGCTGGTCCCGTACGTGATGCCCGGATTCGACCTCGCGAAACTCGCGGCCGAGATGTTCGAGAAGCAGCCCGAGGCCGAGGGCATGGTCCTCCTGAAGCACGGCTTGTTCACGTTCGCCGGCGACGCGCGCACGAGTTACGAGCGGACGATCGAAGTCGTCGATCGCGCCGAAAAGTTCCTCGCGTTGAAGGCGAAGCCGATTTCGGTCGGCAGTTCGGTCGCGTCTGCCCAAGAGGCGCAGGCCCGTGCGTCGCGCGTGGCCCCCATTCTCCGGGGCCTTCTCGCGACCGCAACGCCCGGGGCGAATCAGCCGTATCGACGGATGGTGCTCGACTACCGCGTCTCGAACGACCTTCTGGCGTTGCTCGCGGAGCCAACCGCAGCAGCACTCGCGGAACGTGGACCGCTTACACCGGACCATGTCATTCGAACCAAGGCGACGCCGGTATTCGTGCCGGATCTGAATCTCTCCGGGGACGACGACTCGATCCGCGACCAGCTGCGCGCCGCGATCGACGCGTTCCGCGCGCGCTACGATGCGTATTTCGACGCGCAGGTCGCTGCGAAGAAGATCGAACGCACGAAGCTCGACGCCGACCCGCGCGTCGTGCTCCTGCCCGGCATCGGTGTGTTCTGTTCGGGGAAATCCGCAAAGGACGCGCGCATCGCAGGGGATCTGACGGAGCACACGCTGCGCATCAAATCGCAGGCCGAGCGCACCGGGAGCTACGAAGCGCTCGACGACGGCCATCTCTTCGACATGGAGTACTGGAGCCTCGAGCAGGCGAAGCTCGGCAAGGCGGTCGAGAAGTCGCTGTCACGTCAGGTGGCTCTCGTGACCGGCGCGGCCGGAGCCATCGGCATCGGGGTGTGTCTCGAGCTCGCGCGTGAAGGAGCGCACGTGGTCCTCGCCGACATCGACGAAGCGGGGCTCGAGAAGGCGCACGCACGCGTCGCCGAGATCGCGGGGAGTGCAGGCTGCTCGACGGTCAAGATGGACGTCACGGACCCGGCGTCGGTGGAGGCGGCGTTCGACCAGGCGAGCCGGCAGTTCGGCGGCGTGGACATCGTCGTGCCGAACGCCGGAATCGCGCACGTAGGGTCCTTGGTGGACACCGACCCCAAGCGCTTTGACAAAGTGATCGACGTGAACCTCGGGGGCTACTTTCACACGATGCAGTCGGGCGCTCGGGTGCTTCGCGCGCAGGGGACCGGCGGCAACATCATCGTGCAGGCCTCGAAGAACGTGTTCGGGCCGGGGGCGGATTTCGGCGCCTACAGCGCTTCCAAGGCCGCGGGCCACCAACTCGGCAAGGTCGCCGCCATCGAGCTCGCTCCGGCCGGTATCCGGGTCAACATGATCAATGCTGACGCAGTATTCTCAGAGGGTGAGACACGTTCTGGATTGTGGAACGAGATCGGCGCTGACCGCGCTGCCTCGAAAGGCATCGAAGCGGACGAGCTCCAGGAGCACTACCGGAAGCGGAACCTACTTCACGCGATAATCTCTGGAGCCCATGTAGGCCGCGCTGTAGTCTTTTTTGCCTCGAATCAGACTCCGACCACGGGCGCGACCCTGCCTGTCGACGGAGGCGTGGCAGCCGCCTTCCCACGCTGA
- the der gene encoding ribosome biogenesis GTPase Der, with product MTTEARPLIVAITGRPNAGKSTLFNRLLKRRKAIVHDTPGVTRDENRAEIERDGRRIELIDTGGIEEAPLSGSLGERIHNRTYVVLADADVIVHLLDGQGGLSAADEAVSRRLRTLGKPVIYAVNKIDQVKHESRLAEFAALGADEIVGVSAAHGRGLGELWECVAAVGAQVSPFTPPEPEPEPEPGFDDELEGAEEPEHPEPTGPPRVALIGRPNAGKSSLLNRLVGYDRAIVDPKPGTTRDALDVEIEHGGETYLVVDTAGLRRPSRIVEDIEGFAASSSLSALARTEVAVLVIDATVGVTDQDMRLADLAWRRGRGLVIAVNKVDLAPQLAAQQCHDQIAARLPQWPPLPLVRISALEGTGMRTLYQALDMVVKGYRRKIPTPRLNELVHRAVENQPPALVRNKSVKVRYSAQIRRAPQEMALFLNRGGELAESYQRYLRHILREEFELIGVPLRIRIRVAAKNDRQAPTTPEPRSKQRRREPRKKGRR from the coding sequence ATGACGACCGAAGCACGGCCGCTGATCGTCGCGATCACCGGCCGACCGAACGCGGGCAAGTCGACGCTCTTCAATCGCTTGTTGAAACGTCGCAAGGCGATCGTTCACGATACGCCCGGCGTCACGCGGGACGAGAACCGCGCCGAGATAGAACGCGACGGTCGGCGGATCGAGCTCATCGATACCGGCGGTATCGAAGAGGCCCCGCTGAGCGGCAGCCTCGGAGAGCGCATCCACAACCGCACCTACGTCGTCCTCGCGGATGCGGACGTGATCGTCCATCTGCTCGACGGGCAGGGCGGGCTCTCGGCCGCGGATGAGGCCGTCTCGCGGCGTCTGCGGACGCTGGGCAAGCCGGTGATCTACGCCGTGAACAAGATCGACCAGGTAAAGCACGAGAGTCGCCTGGCGGAGTTCGCCGCTCTCGGGGCCGACGAGATTGTCGGAGTCTCTGCCGCGCACGGCCGTGGCCTGGGGGAACTCTGGGAGTGCGTGGCGGCGGTTGGCGCTCAGGTTTCGCCGTTCACGCCACCGGAGCCCGAGCCGGAACCCGAGCCGGGATTCGACGACGAGTTGGAGGGGGCCGAAGAGCCCGAGCACCCCGAGCCGACGGGGCCCCCGCGCGTCGCGCTCATCGGTCGGCCGAACGCGGGTAAGTCGTCGTTGTTGAATCGGCTGGTGGGCTACGATCGCGCCATTGTCGACCCGAAGCCCGGGACTACGCGCGATGCCCTGGACGTCGAGATCGAGCACGGTGGAGAGACGTACCTGGTCGTGGACACTGCCGGACTCCGGCGGCCGAGCCGGATCGTCGAGGACATCGAGGGCTTTGCCGCGTCTTCGTCGCTGAGCGCGCTCGCGCGGACGGAAGTCGCCGTCCTCGTGATCGACGCGACGGTCGGCGTGACCGACCAGGACATGCGGTTGGCCGACCTCGCTTGGAGACGTGGCCGTGGCCTCGTGATCGCCGTGAACAAGGTCGATCTCGCGCCGCAGCTCGCTGCGCAACAATGCCACGACCAGATCGCGGCCCGTCTTCCTCAGTGGCCACCGCTGCCGCTCGTGCGCATCAGTGCGCTCGAGGGGACCGGGATGCGCACGCTCTACCAGGCACTCGACATGGTCGTGAAGGGGTATCGCCGCAAGATCCCGACGCCCCGCCTGAACGAGTTGGTGCACCGGGCCGTCGAGAACCAGCCCCCGGCGCTCGTGCGGAACAAGTCGGTGAAGGTGCGTTACTCGGCCCAGATCCGGCGAGCGCCCCAGGAGATGGCCCTCTTCCTGAACCGTGGCGGCGAACTCGCCGAGAGCTATCAGCGTTACCTGCGACACATCCTGCGCGAGGAGTTCGAGCTAATCGGGGTGCCGCTTCGCATTCGCATCCGGGTCGCTGCCAAGAACGATCGGCAGGCGCCGACCACCCCGGAGCCGCGCAGCAAGCAGCGCAGGCGGGAGCCCCGCAAGAAGGGGCGCCGGTAG